The following are encoded together in the Oncorhynchus kisutch isolate 150728-3 linkage group LG8, Okis_V2, whole genome shotgun sequence genome:
- the LOC109881520 gene encoding probable isoprenylcysteine alpha-carbonyl methylesterase ICMEL1 translates to MIGLKYNMSLPMAAGALLVGIPYSISLVAQWMYGWPNKPGYKKYIEALKPRRIYCLTRAVLEMLKYFQYGKLYFQWKSWYKNVENHKHYEKGITFGRRSNKLDLYYSPTVGQPGSGPVPVVVFIYGGAWGSGERSIYCLLAMQMAKELSATVICPDYCTYPKGNVLCMVQDIADCLIWARDSGHKFNFDKDNIVLMGHSAGAHLAALTVLFMVEGRDELFIEAKKQTEITMAIRGVTGLSGVYNIVDHYEHEQMRAVEYVSTMHKAMNGLENFPYYSPTHLLKKFSEAQLKRVPPFCLLHGTNDIIVPVESSQRFSELLTALSIKVSLYLMPKMDHTEIVTDLMATDRHFYKTVYSCIKQEYSKFIGQVCDC, encoded by the exons AT GATTGGACTGAAGTACAACATGTCTCTACCCATGGCTGCAGGGGCGTTGTTAGTGGGCATCCCCTACTCCATCTCTCTCGTAGCCCAGTGGATGTATGGCTGGCCTAACAAGCCAGGCTATAAAAAGTACATTGAGGCTCTGAAGCCAAG GAGGATATACTGTCTGACTAGAGCTGTGCTGGAGATGCTGAAATACTTCCAGTACGGAAAACTCTACTTCCAGTGGAAGTCCTGGTACAAGAATGTAGAAAACCACAAGCATTATGAAAAG GGAATCACGTTTGGGCGTCGTAGTAACAAGCTGGATTTGTATTATTCTCCCACGGTGGGCCAGCCCGGCAGTGGACCGGTGCCTGTGGTAGTGTTTATATACGGGGGAGCCTGGGGTTCAGGGGAGAGGTCCATATACTGTCTACTGGCCATGCAGATGGCTAAGGAGCTCAGCGCAACGGTGATCTGTCCGGACTATTGTACCTATCCAAAG GGTAATGTTTTGTGTATGGTTCAAGATATTGCGGACTGTCTCATTTGGGCGAGGGACAGCGGCCATAAATTCAACTTCGACAAA GATAACATTGTGTTAATGGGCCACTCCGCTGGGGCTCACCTAGCAGCTCTAACTGTGTTGTTCATGGTCGAGGGACGAGACGAGCTCTTTATAGAAGCCAAGAAGCAGACAGAGATCACCATGGCAATCAGAGGAgttacag GTTTGAGTGGAGTGTACAACATCGTGGACCACTATGAACATGAACAGATGAGAGCTGTGGAGTATGTCTCTACGATGCACAAAGCTATGAACGGACTGGAGAACTTCCCTTATTACTCACCAACACACCTACTGAAGAAATTCAGCGAGGCACAACTGAAAAG AGTTCCACCTTTCTGCTTGCTCCACGGAACCAACGACATCATAGTTCCGGTGGAATCTTCCCAGAGGTTCTCTGAGCTGCTCACGGCCCTGTCAATCAAGGTGTCCCTGTACCTCATGCCTAAAATGGACCACACCGAGATAGTCACCGATCTCATGGCGACAGACAGGCACTTCTACAAAACAGTGTACAGCTGCATCAAACAGGAGTACAGCAAGTTCATAGGCCAGGTCTGTGACTGCTGA